The uncultured Methanobrevibacter sp. genome includes the window CCTGCTCTGGCGGTTGCAATTGCAGCTTCAAGTCCTGCAGCTGATGCTTCAATTATTTCTTCATGTAAGTTAATTTCATCTTGAGTATAATTTTCATCCATATTTCCACTAGCAAGTACTGTCACTGCTGTATCTGCTATGTATCCGTCAATCATGGCACCTAAATCCAATTTTACCATATCTCCAGCTTTGAATGCGGTCTTGTCTCCTGCTGGGGAGGTATAATGCGCGGCATATTCATTGATTGATACATTGCATGGAAAAGCAATTTCAGCTCCGGTTTTCAATATTTCACTTTCTACATATTCAACTAAGTCAATAACTAAAGTTCCATCTTTAATCATTTTTGAAGCTTCATCACGAATTTTAGAAGCCAGTTTTCCAGCCTTTATATAAGATTCTATCATAAATTTTTACCTTCTATTTAAATAATTAATTTTATATTTGATAAAGTTAATATAACTATATATTTATTTAATTGTATAAAATAATTGGAGGTTAAAAGATGGATATTCCTACAATACCTGATCAAATTTTTTATTTAATTATTTTGATTATTGTGGCTATTGTGCTTTTAATCATAGTATTCCAATGGAGAAAAGTTGCACAGTCTAAAAATTCTATTCAAATGCTTGAAAAAGAAATAGAGCTTAAAAAAATGTCTATGGTTGAAAAAGATATTGAATCCAAAAGATTAATGGACAATCCTATTCCATTACCACAAGACAAACAGGATAGCCTCTCAGCTATCAGACAATCCACTACTGATGTAAGAAGTGAAGTCGGATATTTGCATTCTGAAATTAATGAAAGGTTAGCCAGATTAGAAGCTCAAACTGAGCAAAAGAAATTAGAAAAAATGCTTAAAGAAATTGAAGCTAAAGAAGCTAAACTTGAGAAAATGGATAAATAGGCGATATTATGGAAGCTATTGAAGTTGTTGCTATAATAATTTTAATTATTGCTATTGTGATTTTGGTCTACTATTATTTACTCAATAGTCCTGAAGCTACTAAAAAATTACGCAGTTATGTTCCAACAACTGCTGATGCACATATGAATGAGGTATTGGGTAGTGACGATTCAGGATATGAGTTAACTAAAGTTGATGAGGAATCCGTTGAAAAAGACTCTAACTCTGTGGGTAAAAGGATTAAAGTCAAATTAAGTGATATTGACATGTCTAGTTTAAATACTGATTTATTTTCTAAAAAAATCGATTCATTTTTAGATGAAAAAAGCGATGAATTGATTAAGGATTGGTGTTTAGCTACTACTGATGATTTGGAAGAATTGGAATCTAAATTTAGCAAAACCACCGGTCAGGTCGATACTTTAGAAAAATCTTTCGATGAATTTAAAAAGTCATCCGAAGAGTTCCAAAAAGTCACTGAAGAAAAATTATCTGATTTGGATAAAAGAATTGAATCTTTAGAAAATAAATAATTTTATTTTCTTCGATTTTCTTCATTTTATAGAAAGATTTATATATTGTCAGTACTATAAATTATACATAGTTGTAACACTATTTTTATCTTATAGCAGGGTGGGGTAGTCTGGTGATCCCGCGGGGCTCATAACCCCGAGATCCCTAGTTCAAATCTAGGCCCTGCTACTTTTAATTAATATTTCATGGCAAGTTAAAGACAGCTGCTGGTTTATTTTTTAAACTAAGGAAACTCCGCCCATCAGTACAGAACTACGGCGTTGAAAAACGTATGCTGAGAAGCATGACTCTGGAGCAGAAACGAC containing:
- a CDS encoding M24 family metallopeptidase; this translates as MIESYIKAGKLASKIRDEASKMIKDGTLVIDLVEYVESEILKTGAEIAFPCNVSINEYAAHYTSPAGDKTAFKAGDMVKLDLGAMIDGYIADTAVTVLASGNMDENYTQDEINLHEEIIEASAAGLEAAIATARAG